Proteins from a single region of Oncorhynchus kisutch isolate 150728-3 unplaced genomic scaffold, Okis_V2 Okis01b-Okis20b_hom, whole genome shotgun sequence:
- the LOC109876519 gene encoding zinc finger protein 883-like, which translates to MDPDKAIPFPSTLPESPGQTSPGTALLLGLVDCRKTPGQNGTERGEEKEDGDLISLTDSPNRCSLSGRGLSSGEPQQQHDADKMFLQKSLSRSEHLSKHQQKLTGKKPHHRCFDCGKSFAKQTELIIHQRIHTGERPYSCDQCGKSFNQSGHLTTHQRIHTGEKPYSCDWCGKGFNQSGALTTHQRIHTGEKPYSCYHCGKSFRMSGDLTAHQHIHTGQKPYSCDQCGQNFNRSGQLTTHQRIHTGERPYGCVQCGKSFNRSGHLTTHQRIHTGEKPYSCDQCGKSFNHSGSLITHQRIHTGEKPYSCDQCGKSFILSGSLITHQRIHTGERPYGCDQCGKSFNHSGHLTTHQRIHTGEKPYSCDQCGKSFNHSGTLSEHQRTHTGEKPYSCDQCGKSFNQSGHLTIHQRLHTGEKPYSCDQCGKSFNQSGDLTAHQRIHTGEKPYSCDQCGKSFNRSGNLTAHQRIHTGEKPYRCDQCGKSFNHSGALITHQRIHTGEKPYSCDQCGKSFNRSGYLTIHQRIHTGEKPYNCDQCGKSFRNLGHLTIHQRIHTGERPYSCDQCGMSFARDFTLTKHHLTHTGEKPYSCDQCGKSFRTSEHLTKHQRIHTGEKPYSCDQCEKSFSQDSSLTTHQLTHTGEKPYSCLCGKSFAYSGSLKKHQKAQTCFLSSPSSLAPVPDP; encoded by the coding sequence CGGACAGCCCTAACCGTTGCTCTCTCAGTGGGAGGGGCTTAtcatctggggagcctcaacaacaacatgatgctgacaagATGTTTCTccagaagagtctctccagatcagaacatcTTAGTAAACACCAGCAGAAACTTACAGGGAAGAAACCTCACCACCGCTGctttgactgtgggaagagttttgctaaACAGACAGAATTGATCATTCACCAGCGGATTCACACTGGGGAGaggccttatagctgtgatcagtgtgggaagagcttcaatcaatcAGGACACCTGACtacacaccaacgcatacacacaggagagaagccttatagctgtgattgGTGTGGGAAGGGCTTCAATCAATCAGGAGCACTGACtacacaccaacgcatacacacaggagagaagccttatagctgttatcattgtgggaagagcttcaggaTGTCAGGAGATCTGACTGCACACCAGCACATACACACAGGacagaagccttatagctgtgatcagtgtgggcaGAACTTCAATCGTTCAGGACAACTGACTACACACcagcgcatacacacaggagagaggccttATGGCTGTgttcagtgtgggaagagcttcaatcgtTCAGGACACCTGACTACACACcagcgcatacacacaggagagaagccttatagctgtgatcagtgtgggaagagcttcaatcattCAGGATCCCTAATTACACACcagcgcatacacacaggagagaagccttatagctgtgatcagtgtgggaagagcttcattCTTTCAGGATCCCTAATTACACACcagcgcatacacacaggagagaggccttatggctgtgatcagtgtgggaaaagcttcaatcATTCAGGACACCTGACtacacaccaacgcatacacacaggagagaagccttatagctgtgatcagtgtgggaagagctttaatCATTCAGGAACCCTGAGCGAAcaccaacgcacacacacaggagagaagccttatagctgtgatcagtgtgggaagagcttcaatcaatcAGGACACCTGACTATACACCAACGcttacacacaggagagaagccttatagctgtgatcagtgtgggaagagcttcaatcaatcAGGAGACCTAACTGCACACCAGCGCATACACACAGGCGAGAAGCCTtacagctgtgatcagtgtgggaagagcttcaatcgtTCAGGAAACCTGACTGCACACcagcgcatacacacaggagagaagccttatcgttgtgatcagtgtgggaagagtttcaatCATTCAGGAGCCCTGATTACACACCAGCgcatacacacaggggagaagccttatagttgtgatcagtgtgggaagagcttcaatcgtTCAGGATACCTGACTATACACCAGCGCATACACACAGGCGAGAAACCTTAtaactgtgatcagtgtgggaagagcttcaggaATTTAGGACACCTGACTATACACcagcgcatacacacaggagagaggccttatagctgtgatcaatgtggaatGAGTTTTGCTCGAGATTTCACCCTGACCAAACAccatctcacacacactggagagaaaccttatagctgtgatcagtgtgggaagagtttcaggACATCAGAACACCTGACtaaacaccaacgcatacacacaggagagaagccttatagctgtgatcagtgtgagaAGAGTTTTTCTCAAGATTCCAGCCTGACTACACACCagctcacacacactggagagaaaccttactctTGTCTATGTGGAAAGAGCTTTGCTTATTCAGGGTCATTGAAAAAACACCAGAAAGCTCAAACATGTTTTctttcatctccctcttctctggCACCGGTTCCAGATCCCTAA